In a genomic window of Temperatibacter marinus:
- a CDS encoding SDR family NAD(P)-dependent oxidoreductase produces the protein MSEHSLKGKLALITGASRGIGRAVAELYAKEGAHVIAVARARSQGALEELDDTIQAIGGSCTIAPLDLQDGDALDRLGALIYERWGKLDILVGNAGILGAITPITHMDVKEWGDILNINLTANWRLLRSMDPLLKQSDAGRAIFVSSGAAHKHKPYWGGYAVSKAALEELVLTYAAETKASKIKANLIDPGPIRTMMRAKAVPGEDPSSLPTTAEIAPLFLELASDTLEKTGELIKYYEWANIQR, from the coding sequence ATGTCAGAACACTCTCTAAAAGGTAAACTCGCCCTTATTACAGGGGCCTCCAGAGGTATCGGCCGTGCAGTAGCAGAGCTTTATGCGAAAGAAGGGGCGCATGTAATCGCTGTTGCAAGAGCACGCTCTCAAGGAGCCCTTGAAGAATTAGATGATACAATTCAAGCGATAGGGGGCTCTTGTACGATCGCCCCTCTTGATCTTCAAGATGGGGATGCTTTAGATCGCTTAGGTGCCCTGATTTATGAACGATGGGGAAAATTAGATATTCTCGTTGGTAATGCAGGCATTTTGGGCGCTATCACGCCTATCACACATATGGATGTAAAAGAATGGGGGGATATTCTTAACATCAATCTCACAGCTAATTGGCGTCTTCTTCGATCAATGGATCCACTTTTGAAGCAATCTGATGCTGGTAGAGCAATTTTTGTAAGTTCTGGAGCAGCTCATAAACACAAACCATATTGGGGTGGCTACGCTGTATCTAAAGCTGCATTAGAAGAATTAGTATTAACGTATGCGGCAGAAACGAAAGCCTCAAAAATTAAGGCAAACCTGATTGATCCTGGTCCCATCAGAACAATGATGAGGGCAAAAGCCGTTCCAGGTGAGGATCCTTCCTCGCTCCCAACAACGGCTGAAATTGCTCCTTTATTTTTGGAACTCGCTTCAGATACCCTTGAGAAAACGGGGGAATTGATTAAATATTATGAGTGGGCTAATATTCAGCGATAA
- the purF gene encoding amidophosphoribosyltransferase, with the protein MLSTNPFDDDKLREECGVFGIFGSSDASAHTALGLHALQHRGQEAAGITTYDNVEFHTRRILGLVSDNFTDQETIGSLPGDCAIGHVRYSTTGDTVLRNCQPLFAEFASGGFAVAHNGNLTNAAHLKRALIRRGSIFQSTSDTEVIIHLIATSHYRTLMDRFVDALRQIEGAYSFVSLTKDGMIGVRDPLGVRPLVLGRLDDAYILCSETCALDIIGAEYIRDIEPGEVVTITKEGLRSDKPFPEASSRPCIFEHVYFARPDSNVDGMNVYEVRKRIGAELARESGIECDVVIPVPDSGTPAAIGYAQEANVPFELGIIRNHYVGRTFIEPSDQIRHLGVKLKLNPNKNMIKGKKVVMVDDSIVRGTTSLKIVNLMREAGAKEVHMCIASPPTAHSCFYGVDTPDRDKLLAARMSDVEAMREYIKADSLTFLTIDGLYRAVDQKEGRNNKCPAFCDACFTGDYPTFLTDQTEVEEGKQQLELIASKK; encoded by the coding sequence ATGCTGTCTACTAACCCCTTTGACGATGATAAACTTCGTGAAGAATGTGGTGTTTTTGGAATTTTTGGGTCGTCAGACGCCTCAGCTCACACAGCCCTTGGATTACACGCTTTACAGCATAGAGGACAAGAAGCCGCAGGAATCACCACCTACGATAATGTTGAATTCCATACACGCCGCATCTTAGGCTTGGTCTCTGATAATTTTACTGATCAAGAAACCATTGGTAGCCTCCCTGGGGATTGTGCCATCGGCCATGTCCGCTATTCTACAACGGGTGACACTGTCCTCAGAAACTGCCAACCTCTCTTTGCAGAATTTGCATCAGGGGGCTTTGCTGTTGCTCATAATGGAAACCTTACCAATGCGGCTCACCTTAAACGTGCTCTCATCAGGCGCGGATCAATCTTTCAGTCAACCTCTGACACTGAAGTCATTATTCATTTAATCGCCACAAGTCATTATAGAACGCTTATGGATCGCTTTGTTGATGCTCTTCGTCAAATTGAAGGCGCCTACTCTTTTGTATCACTGACAAAAGACGGTATGATTGGTGTAAGAGATCCACTGGGAGTAAGGCCGTTGGTCCTAGGACGATTAGACGATGCCTATATACTTTGTTCAGAGACCTGTGCTTTGGATATTATCGGAGCAGAGTATATCCGCGATATCGAGCCAGGTGAAGTCGTAACTATTACCAAAGAGGGCTTGAGAAGCGATAAACCTTTCCCCGAAGCAAGCTCTCGCCCTTGTATCTTTGAACATGTCTATTTTGCCCGTCCTGATAGTAATGTTGACGGCATGAATGTGTATGAAGTTAGAAAAAGGATTGGTGCTGAACTGGCGCGCGAATCTGGGATAGAATGTGATGTCGTCATTCCAGTACCAGACAGTGGGACCCCTGCGGCTATTGGCTATGCTCAAGAGGCTAACGTTCCCTTTGAACTTGGAATCATTCGAAATCACTATGTTGGGCGAACATTCATTGAACCGAGCGATCAAATTAGACACCTTGGGGTGAAATTAAAGCTTAACCCAAATAAAAATATGATCAAAGGTAAGAAGGTTGTCATGGTAGACGATAGTATCGTTCGAGGCACAACCTCTTTGAAAATTGTGAATTTAATGCGTGAGGCTGGTGCTAAAGAAGTCCATATGTGTATTGCTTCTCCTCCTACTGCCCACAGTTGTTTCTACGGCGTTGATACACCGGACCGTGATAAACTATTAGCGGCCCGTATGAGCGATGTGGAAGCGATGCGCGAATATATCAAAGCTGATAGTCTTACTTTCTTAACAATTGATGGCCTCTATAGAGCCGTTGATCAAAAAGAGGGTCGCAATAATAAATGCCCTGCTTTTTGTGATGCCTGTTTTACCGGTGACTATCCTACTTTCCTCACTGACCAAACAGAAGTTGAAGAAGGCAAACAACAATTAGAGTTAATTGCTTCTAAAAAGTAA
- a CDS encoding CvpA family protein, producing MDIQALTAFDIGVLVIIGLSLVMAFSRGFTTVALSFAAWAGALFVTVFGFALTSDFAKQYIQPDELADLITLVVLFFLSLFILKQLAEFIGNMIKSGPLGFLDRSLGALFGLLRGIVVVSIMYLAFSKFYPGTDQPAWMSNSQTKPLIAWSANMVEGFVDDILGKDTKQTGSEYLQKVKDSVPSSYLNEKLEKEAAKYKEQARKSMEELVEEATKEAEKKKKDQ from the coding sequence ATGGACATTCAAGCATTAACTGCATTCGATATTGGTGTTTTAGTCATCATCGGCTTATCACTCGTTATGGCTTTTAGCCGTGGCTTCACAACAGTTGCCTTAAGTTTTGCTGCTTGGGCCGGGGCACTTTTTGTGACTGTTTTCGGCTTTGCTCTCACGAGTGATTTCGCTAAACAATATATTCAACCAGATGAATTAGCCGATCTAATAACTTTGGTAGTCCTTTTCTTCCTTTCTCTATTTATTTTGAAGCAACTTGCTGAATTCATTGGAAATATGATTAAGTCAGGCCCACTCGGATTTCTGGATCGATCCCTTGGTGCTTTATTTGGCCTTCTAAGAGGGATTGTTGTTGTTTCAATTATGTATCTTGCCTTCTCAAAATTCTATCCAGGTACAGATCAACCAGCTTGGATGAGCAACTCTCAAACTAAACCACTCATTGCATGGAGCGCTAATATGGTTGAGGGTTTTGTAGATGATATTCTTGGTAAAGATACTAAACAGACTGGCAGCGAGTATCTGCAAAAAGTCAAAGATAGTGTCCCTTCCAGCTATTTGAATGAAAAATTAGAGAAAGAGGCGGCAAAATATAAAGAACAGGCCAGAAAATCGATGGAAGAGCTTGTAGAAGAAGCAACAAAAGAAGCTGAGAAAAAGAAGAAAGATCAATAG